The Pontibacter korlensis sequence GGTACTGCGCGAATACAAGGTATGGGTGGAGCACAAACAGCACTGGGAGCCGATATCTCCAGCCTTTCCGGTAATCCTGCCGGCTTGGGGATGTTCCGCCGCTCTGAGTTTACCGTTACCCCAGGAATACAGTCTTTCAACAACAACACCTCTATTTTAGGGGAGCGAAATACAAGCAGCAACAGCAACTTCGTGTTTCCGCAGTTGGGGGTGGTAGTTTCCAAAAGAAAAGGAGATGATGACCTGAGCGAGTGGCGAGGCCTTACTTTTGGGGTTGGCTTCACAAGGCTAAACAACTTTAACGAGCGTTATACTTCTTACCGTACTCAGTCTGGAGAAACTGACCCAACCATAGTAGAATACTTTGCAGACCTTGCAGCCGAGAATGGGCGTACCAGAGCAAGCCTGGATAATGAGTATGATGCCGGCATCACTACTTTAGAGGGCTTAGGTTATGGAGCCTATTTATTTGATGTGAATGAGGACGGAGAAATATTCGCCACCGAGCGTGTAGGCAGAATAGCTCAGCGTGAGGAAATCATCAGGAAAGGTGCTCAAAACCAGATCGACATAGGTGTGGGTACCAGCTACAAAGACAGACTCTATATTGGTGCTTCCCTGGGCATTGTAACGGTAGATTACTCACAGGAGAGCATTTATACTGAGGCTGAAGGAGAGCCAAGTACCTCCTTTACCAGCCTGGAGTATGTGGATGAATTTTCGACCTCTGGAGCAGGCGTAAACCTGAAGGTAGGTTTGATTGCCCGCCCGATAGATGCTTTACGCTTCGGTTTAAGCATACAAACACCAACAGCCTATACTTTTGACGATGACTACCAGCGCAGACTCTCTACTACGTTTGATGACGGTGTGGAAACAGCTGCTGAGGTTCCTGGTCAGTTCTCGTACCGCCTGGTAACCCCTTTCAGAGCTACTGGCGGTGTGGCAGTATTTGCCGGCAAGTATGGCTTTATAACTGCCGATGTAGAATTCGTGAACTACGGCAAGGCTAAGTATAGAGAGGATGATGACTTCTCTTCAGGCGGTTTCTTTGACGATATCAATGAGGGAGTTGCTAACAACAACAGCTCAGCTGTAAACTATAGAATCGGGGCAGAAGGCCGCTATGAAGTATTCAGGGTGCGCGCAGGCTATGCCTATAATGCTGATCCTGAAGGTGGCTCTAGCTATGATGCCGGCTTTATCAACTACAAGTATGGCCCAACACACAACTATACTTTCGGTGTTGGCATAAGGCTGCAGAACTTCTATGTAGATGCTGCTTACGTGCATTCACAACAGAATACTGACTACGCTCCTTTTGTAAGTGGTACGTCTTACTCTCCTTACTCACTTAGAACTACTGGAGAGCCTATGTTGAACATAGACAGAAAGCAGAGTTCAGCGCTCCTGACCTTAGGCTTTAACTTCTAAAAGAGAAAGTATAAACAGAAACGCAAAGCGGCAGCTTCTTAAAGGGGCTGCCGCTTTGCGTTTGCTCCAAGTGTAAAGCGTCGATTTTCTAAGGATCACCCTTAGAAAAAAGCCTGCTAGTTGATAATTTATTATAAAGTTGCCTCTAACGTAGCTAAGGGTACGGTTTTAGCAGCCTGTTTATGGCTAAACCACATTATTCCCCTAAATTAGAGGAGCTAAACTAAAACTAAATTTTAAAGCATGCATATCAGACTAAAATCAAATCTTTTGGCTGCCGTGCTTCTGTGTTTTGCCTTTGTGGCGCAGGCGCAGCAGAAAAAAGATATTACCCTGGAAGACATCTACCAGAAAGGTACATTCCGGGCAAAGTCGGTGTATGGCGTTAATTGGATGAGCGATGGCCGCTACTACAGTTCGCAGGTGCCCGACGAAAAGAACAGAGTATACGACATCGTAAAGTACGATGTAACGACAGGGCAGCCTGTTAATACCATTATTGAAGGTGAGAACCTGGTGCCGGCTGGCAGCAGTGCGCCAATCCAGTACGATGATTATACTTTCTCCTCAGATGAGCAGAAGGTGCTGTTCTCTACCGAAACAGAGCCAATCTACCGTCGCTCTTCTAAGGCAGAGTTTTACATCTACGACATCCCTACAAAAAAACTGACCAAGCTGAGCAGCGGAGGCAAGCAGATGTATGCTACTTTCTCGCCAGATGCTAAGCGTGTAGCCTTTGCCCGTGAGAATAACATGTTCGTAACGGACCTGAGCAATATGCAGGAAACGCAAATCACTACTGACGGCAAATTCAACTCTATCATCAACGGTTATGCAGATTGGGTGTATGAGGAAGAATTCAGCTTTGCACAAGGCTTCCACTGGTCACCGGACGGTAAAAAGATAGCCTTCTATACTTTTAACGAGACCAATGTACCGGAGTATAACATGCAAATGTGGGGCGATCTGTATCCGCAGGATTACAAGTTTAAGTACCCGAAAGCTGGTGAGGCTAACTCTGCAGTTAAGGTTTCGGTGTATGACGTGAACAATGGCAAAACTGTAAAGATGGATACTGGCAATGAAGCAGACATCTACATCCCGCGCATTAAGTGGACCAACGATGCAAACCTGCTGTCTATCCAGAAGATGACCCGCCTGCAGAACACACTGGAGATTCTGCACGCCAATGCTACCACAGGTAAAGCCAATGTAGTGCTGAAGGAGACTGACAAAGCTTACATCGACGTTACTGATGATTTGACTTACCTGAAAGATGGCAAATACTTTATCCACTCATCGGAGGTGAAGGGATACAACCACTTGTACCTGTACAACATGAACGGTAAGCTGGTGCGCCAGATCACCGCTGGTAACTGGGAGGTGAGCGAGTTTGTTGGTTACGATGAGAAAAACGACCGCCTGTACTACATGTCTACCGAAGTGTCGCCGCTGGATCGCCACTTGTACAGCATCAGTAGCAAGGGCAAGAAGAAGCAGCGCCTGACCCACAAGGAGGGTACACACCGCGTGAACATGAGTAACGACTTTAAGTACTACCTGGATTATTACTCTGCCGCCAATACAGTGCCAACCGTAAGCCTGCACACTGCTAAGGACGGTAAGCTGATAAAGTTGCTGGAGGACAACTCGCAACTGAAGAATACGCTGGCACAATTCGATGTTGCAAAGCAGGAGTTCTTCTCTATGAACACACCAGATGGCACCAAGCTGAACGGATGGATGATTAAACCAACAGATTTCGACCCGAACAAGAAGTACCCTGTGCTGATGTTCGTATACGGTGGTCCAGGTTCACAAACTGTAACCAACAGCTGGGGGGGTAGCAACTACCTGTGGCATCAGGTGCTTGCCGACAAAGGTGTGATCGTTGTGAGCGTAGATAACCGCGGTACCGGTGCCCGAGGCGCTGAGTTCAAGAAAGTGACCTATGCTAACCTGGGTAAGTATGAAATTGAGGACCAGATTGAGGCGGCTAAATGGCTGGGTAAGCAGCCTTACATAGATAAGGACCGCATTGGTATTTGGGGCCATAGCTTTGGCGGTTACATGACGCTGTTAGGCCTGACTAAAGGTGACGGCGTGTTTGCTGCAGGTATTTCAGTAGCTCCTGTAACTAACTGGAGATTCTACGACACAATCTATACTGAGCGCTTCCTGAAAACACCTCAGGAGAATGCTGCCGGTTATGATGACAACTCTCCGCTGAACTTCGCTGACCAGCTACAGGGCGAGCTACTGCTGATCCACGGTACTGGCGATGATAACGTGCATTTCCAAAATGCTGTAGCCATGCAGGACGCCTTGATCAGCGCTAATAAGCAATTCGAGAGCTTTTACTACCCGAACCGTAACCACAGCGTAGGTGGAGGCATTACGTCGCTGCACCGCTTTAAGATGATGACAGACTTCCTGGAGCGTAAGCTGATCAACAAGAAAGAAGTGAATCAATAAGTATAAGCTTCTCTGAAGTATGAAAAGGCCTGCCGGAAACGGTGGGCCTTTTTTAGCTTTTGAACTTTGAAAAACAGACCGATTGCCTACTTGAGCACCTTGACAATGTACTCCTGAAGCTTCTGTTTCTCTGCTTCCATTATC is a genomic window containing:
- a CDS encoding OmpP1/FadL family transporter encodes the protein MKKTLLASLALMLGWGGTAFAQTEVDALRYSQMGISGTARIQGMGGAQTALGADISSLSGNPAGLGMFRRSEFTVTPGIQSFNNNTSILGERNTSSNSNFVFPQLGVVVSKRKGDDDLSEWRGLTFGVGFTRLNNFNERYTSYRTQSGETDPTIVEYFADLAAENGRTRASLDNEYDAGITTLEGLGYGAYLFDVNEDGEIFATERVGRIAQREEIIRKGAQNQIDIGVGTSYKDRLYIGASLGIVTVDYSQESIYTEAEGEPSTSFTSLEYVDEFSTSGAGVNLKVGLIARPIDALRFGLSIQTPTAYTFDDDYQRRLSTTFDDGVETAAEVPGQFSYRLVTPFRATGGVAVFAGKYGFITADVEFVNYGKAKYREDDDFSSGGFFDDINEGVANNNSSAVNYRIGAEGRYEVFRVRAGYAYNADPEGGSSYDAGFINYKYGPTHNYTFGVGIRLQNFYVDAAYVHSQQNTDYAPFVSGTSYSPYSLRTTGEPMLNIDRKQSSALLTLGFNF
- a CDS encoding S9 family peptidase, with product MHIRLKSNLLAAVLLCFAFVAQAQQKKDITLEDIYQKGTFRAKSVYGVNWMSDGRYYSSQVPDEKNRVYDIVKYDVTTGQPVNTIIEGENLVPAGSSAPIQYDDYTFSSDEQKVLFSTETEPIYRRSSKAEFYIYDIPTKKLTKLSSGGKQMYATFSPDAKRVAFARENNMFVTDLSNMQETQITTDGKFNSIINGYADWVYEEEFSFAQGFHWSPDGKKIAFYTFNETNVPEYNMQMWGDLYPQDYKFKYPKAGEANSAVKVSVYDVNNGKTVKMDTGNEADIYIPRIKWTNDANLLSIQKMTRLQNTLEILHANATTGKANVVLKETDKAYIDVTDDLTYLKDGKYFIHSSEVKGYNHLYLYNMNGKLVRQITAGNWEVSEFVGYDEKNDRLYYMSTEVSPLDRHLYSISSKGKKKQRLTHKEGTHRVNMSNDFKYYLDYYSAANTVPTVSLHTAKDGKLIKLLEDNSQLKNTLAQFDVAKQEFFSMNTPDGTKLNGWMIKPTDFDPNKKYPVLMFVYGGPGSQTVTNSWGGSNYLWHQVLADKGVIVVSVDNRGTGARGAEFKKVTYANLGKYEIEDQIEAAKWLGKQPYIDKDRIGIWGHSFGGYMTLLGLTKGDGVFAAGISVAPVTNWRFYDTIYTERFLKTPQENAAGYDDNSPLNFADQLQGELLLIHGTGDDNVHFQNAVAMQDALISANKQFESFYYPNRNHSVGGGITSLHRFKMMTDFLERKLINKKEVNQ